A segment of the Cenarchaeum symbiosum A genome:
CTCCACCTCAAAGCCGCCGCCCCATGTAGAGCTCACGTCTGCAAGGGTGTCCCTTACCTGCGGGTTGACCTCCTCCATGAATATCCTCTCGGCGCCAAACGCCCGGGCCACAAGGGCGGCGTGGGTCGTAACCCGGTCGTCCCGGACCGCCCGCTGCCCTATCCGGAGCACCTCGATTCTCATGCCGCGCCAGGCCCGCCGCGGGAGCTTATGAAGCCCCGGGCCAGCCCCATCAGGCCCTCGAGGTTCTGCCCGGTTGTCGCCGATACCACCGCCCAGTTGCCGCCGCCGTCAAGGCCGAGCAGCTCCGTCTTTTTTCTTATCTCGGCCGCATCGACAAGATCCGACTTGTTGAGCGCGGTGATCACCTTGTCGGGCGGCACCCCCAGCTCGCTGAGGGTCCTTGTGCAGCTCCGGAATTTTTTCTCGAGATCCTCCGGCGTGTCGCTGATGTCGACGACCAAGAGAATCACGTCGGTATGCAGCATCTCCTCGAGTGTCGACTTGAACGCCTCGATCATGTAGGCGGGCAGCTTGCTGATAAAGCCGACCGTATCGGAGATGAGCAGCGCGCCGGGCCCGTCGCCGACCCGCCTTGTCATCGTAGACAGCGTGGTGAACGGCCGCACATCCTCCTCCCTGGCCTCGCCGGTCAGCCTGTTGAAGAGGGTCGTCTTGCCCGCAGACGTGTACCCGGCAAGCGAGATGGTGCCAAAGCCGACCCTCCTCCTGGCCTGCCGGTGCAGCTCCCTCTGCCTGCCGGCCTTTGCCAGCTTTGAGCG
Coding sequences within it:
- a CDS encoding GTPase (COG2262); this encodes MKKAILISYDREDAVAEAVDLCGAAGYNPELIIRQKYLNRPKYGISGGAVESLEEDAKRIDPDVIVFDEMLRPSQNYNLASRLHRNVLDREALILEIFELRATGHESRLQVKLAQMRYEMSRAREKVRLAKMGEQPGFMGIGKFEVDVYYNDIKHRMTSVRSKLAKAGRQRELHRQARRRVGFGTISLAGYTSAGKTTLFNRLTGEAREEDVRPFTTLSTMTRRVGDGPGALLISDTVGFISKLPAYMIEAFKSTLEEMLHTDVILLVVDISDTPEDLEKKFRSCTRTLSELGVPPDKVITALNKSDLVDAAEIRKKTELLGLDGGGNWAVVSATTGQNLEGLMGLARGFISSRGGPGAA